A genomic stretch from Hemicordylus capensis ecotype Gifberg chromosome 1, rHemCap1.1.pri, whole genome shotgun sequence includes:
- the HSPD1 gene encoding 60 kDa heat shock protein, mitochondrial — translation MLRLPTVLRQIRPVSRVLAPHLTRAYAKDVKFGADARALMLQGVDLLADAVAVTMGPKGRTVIIEQSWGSPKVTKDGVTVAKAIDLKDKYKNIGAKLVQDVANNTNEEAGDGTTTATVLARSIAKEGFEKISKGANPVEIRRGVMLAVDAVITELKKLSKPVTTPEEIAQVATISANGDKEIGNIISDAMKKVGRKGVITVKDGKTLNDELEIIEGMKFDRGYISPYFINTAKGQKCEFQDAYVLISEKKISSVQSIVPALEIANNHRKPLVIIAEDVDGEALSTLVLNRLKVGLQVVAVKAPGFGDNRKNQLKDMAVATGGAVFGEEGLTINLEDIQPHDFGKVGEVIVTKDDCLLLKGKGDKSQIEKRIQEIVEQLDVTTSEYEKEKLNERLAKLSDGVAVLKVGGTSDVEVNEKKDRVTDALNATRAAVEEGIVLGGGCALLRCIPALDTLIPANEDQKTGIEIIKRTLKIPAMTIAKNAGVEGSLIVEKIMQSPPDIGYDAMLGDFVNMVEKGIIDPTKVVRTALMDAAGVASLLSTAEAVVTEIPKEEKEAAMGGMGGGMGGMGGGMF, via the exons aTGCTGCGTTTACCAACAGTGCTGCGTCAAATAAGGCCGGTGTCAAGAGTACTGGCCCCACATCTTACAAGAGCCTATGCAAAAGATGTTAAGTTTGGAGCAGATGCTAGAGCTCTCATGCTACAGGGGGTAGACCTTCTTGCTGATGCTGTAGCTGTCACCATGGGACCAAAG GGGAGAACGGTAATTATTGAACAGAGTTGGGGAAGCCCTAAAGTGACAAAAGATGGTGTGACAGTAGCCAAGGCAATTGACTTGAAGGACAAGTACAAAAACATTGGAGCCAAGTTAGTTCAAGATGTTGCCAACAATACCAATGAAGAGGCAGGAGATGGTACAACAACTGCAACGGTACTGGCACGTTCAATTGCCAAGGAGGGATTTGAAAAGATAAGTAAAGGAGCAAACCCCGTGGAAATCAGAAGAG GAGTGATGCTAGCTGTAGATGCTGTAATTACGGAATTGAAGAAGTTATCCAAGCCTGTCACAACCCCTGAAGAAATTGCTCAG GTTGCCACAATATCAGCAAATGGAGATAAGGAAATTGGCAACATAATCTCTGATGCTATGAAAAAGGTTGGGCGAAAGGGTGTTATCACAGTTAAG GATGGAAAGACTTTGAATGATGAGCTGGAAATTATTGAAGGTATGAAGTTCGATAGAGGCTACATTTCTCCTTACTTCATTAATACAGCCAAAG GACAGAAATGTGAATTCCAAGATGCTTATGTGTTAATCAGTGAAAAGAAGATTTCCAGTGTACAGTCCATAGTACCAGCTCTTGAAATTGCCAATAACCACCGTAAGCCTTTAGTTATTATTGCTGAAGATGTTGATGGAGAAGCCCTCAGCACCCTTGTATTAAACAG ACTGAAAGTTGGCCTACAGGTGGTTGCAGTAAAAGCACCAGGTTTTGGTGACAACAGAAAAAATCAGCTTAAAGATATGGCAGTCGCTACTGGTGGTGCT GTGTTTGGAGAAGAAGGGTTGACCATAAATTTAGAAGACATACAGCCTCATGACTTCGGCAAAGTTGGAGAAGTCATTGTAACAAAAGATGACTGTTTACTGCTTAAAGGGAAAGGTGATAAATCTCAAATTGAAAAACGCATTCAGGAAATAGTTGAGCAGCTAGACGTTACAACCAGTGAATATGAGAAGGAGAAGTTGAATGAACGCTTAGCCAAACTCTCCGATGGTGTAGCTGTACTAAAG GTTGGGGGAACAAGTGATGTTGAGGTGAATGAGAAGAAAGACAGAGTCACTGATGCCCTTAATGCCACCCGTGCTGCTGTGGAGGAAGGCATTGTTCTAGGAGGGGGCTGTGCATTACTTAGATGTATTCCAGCACTCGACACTTTGATTCCAGCCAATGAAGATCAGAAAACTG GCATAGAAATTATTAAGAGAACCCTGAAAATTCCAGCAATGACTATTGCCAAGAATGCAGGTGTGGAAGGATCACTAATTGTTGAGAAAATAATGCAAAGCCCACCTGATATTGGATATGATGCTATGCTTGGCGACTTTGTAAATATGGTAGAGAAAGGAATCATAGACCCAACCAAG GTGGTAAGAACAGCCTTGATGGATGCAGCAGGTGTCGCTTCCCTCTTGTCTACAGCTGAAGCAGTAGTAACTGAAATTCCCAAAGAGGAAAAGGAAGCGGCGATGGGAGGGATGGGAGGTGGCATGGGGGGGATGGGAGGTGGCATGTTTTAA